A window of Gudongella oleilytica genomic DNA:
GTGCCATGGAGTTTGCAAACAAGGTTGCCATGCTTGCTGAAGAGGAAGGTCACCATCCAACGCTCACAATTGCATGGGGAATGGTGAGAGTGAAGCTCTACACAAGTAAAATAGGCGGACTCCACGAGAATGATTTTATCCTTGCGTCGAAAATCGATCATATAGCTGAAAAAGAGGCCTAACCCGGCCTCTATAAAACATAAAAAGGAGCTTCTTTATGGGAAGATATGAAACGCCCGACTACTCAGTTGTATTAAGTGAGGACAGCTTTGAAATACGTGAATATAGTGAATTCAATGTAGTGGAATACGACAACGATGCTGGCCCTTATATTTCCAGGGGCTTTGGTACTTTGTTCAGCTACATCTCAGATAACAACAAGCAGAATCAAAAGATTTCAATGACAGTACCTGTAATTGAGGAAATAAGACAGGATAAAATGAAGATGGCATTTGTCGTCTCCAAAAAACTTAAGGATAATATCCCTGAGCCTAATGATAAAAACCTCAAGATCAGGAAATTCGATTCAGGTATGTTTGCAGTGATTAAGTACGGCG
This region includes:
- a CDS encoding 4a-hydroxytetrahydrobiopterin dehydratase, with the protein product MSDLRDKKCTPCEVGAIPMLPFEVEENLRKLHMDWESKDDKHIERKFTFKDFMGAMEFANKVAMLAEEEGHHPTLTIAWGMVRVKLYTSKIGGLHENDFILASKIDHIAEKEA
- a CDS encoding SOUL family heme-binding protein; the encoded protein is MGRYETPDYSVVLSEDSFEIREYSEFNVVEYDNDAGPYISRGFGTLFSYISDNNKQNQKISMTVPVIEEIRQDKMKMAFVVSKKLKDNIPEPNDKNLKIRKFDSGMFAVIKYGGFSNNDKESKMIQRLEEWYMGKGYIRISNYMLAFFNPPFTPPMFRRNEIMVRVEK